A genomic window from Bubalus bubalis isolate 160015118507 breed Murrah chromosome X, NDDB_SH_1, whole genome shotgun sequence includes:
- the LOC102415058 gene encoding LOW QUALITY PROTEIN: putative P2Y purinoceptor 10 (The sequence of the model RefSeq protein was modified relative to this genomic sequence to represent the inferred CDS: inserted 2 bases in 1 codon; deleted 1 base in 1 codon; substituted 4 bases at 4 genomic stop codons) produces MGSNSTNSIRAKYTDLQISFQYSLYAATYILRLIPSLWANSIALWVLCHFISKNNKAIISMINLSVANCAHLLSLLLWIYYXISHHWPFQRTLFFLYFYLNYLNIYASICFLTCNSLQRYFFLLKPFMTRGWNRYDLSISAAIXVMVGTACLPLPILRNVGLDDNTEPSEPXLADLGLQYISIASTIGMITVVELGEFVFSVVIITYCTGRTGKLLQEFQVLHKTTKXRKKALWMVLMCVVVFIVCFTPYYLNFSFLMVVKQKLFXNCSFVKSTLFFHIISLFLVNLNCCFDPVVYYFKISEFSDGFSESGSLVLQSCVKCKDSALEIQHRKEGFKTLSLEFWDASKVM; encoded by the exons ATGGGAAGCAACAGCACAAACAGTATAAGAGCAAAGTACACTGATCTTCAAATATCATTTCAGTACTCCCTCTATGCAGCTACTTACATCCTAAGATTAATCCCTAGTCTATGGGCCAACAGTATAGCCTTGTGGGTTCTGTGTCACTTCATCAGCAAGAATAATAAAGCCATTATTTCCATGATCAACTTATCTGTGGCTAATTGTGCTCACTTGCTGTCCTTACTCCTCTGGATTTACTATTAAATCAGCCACCATTGGCCTTTCCAGAGGACCCTTTTCTTTCTGTACTTTTACCTGAATTATCTCAATATCTATGCCAGCATTTGTTTCTTGACATGTAACAGTCTTCAGAGATACTTCTTTCTCCTCAAGCCCTTCATGACCAGAGGCTGGAATAGGTACGATCTGAGCATCAGTGCTGCAATCTGAGTGATGGTAGGGACTGCCTGTTTACCACTTCCAATTCTGAGAAATGTTGGATTAGATGACAACACTGAACCCTCTGAGCCCTGACTTGCTGATTTAGGGCTTCAATACATTAGCATAGCATCTACTATTGGCATGATAACTGTAGTTGAACTTGGAGAGTTTGTATTCTCTGTTGTAATAATTACTTATTGTACAGGGAGAACAGGAAAACTTTTACAAGAATTCCAAGTTCTTCATAAAACTACCAA GAGAAAAAAGGCTTTGTGGATGGTCCTGATGTGTGTGGTAGTATTCATTGTGTGTTTCACACCTTACTACCTCAATTTCTCATTCTTAATGGTGGTGAAGCAA AAACTCTTTTAAAACTGCTCCTTTGTTAAGAGCACtctattttttcatataatttcccTGTTTCTTGTAAATCTAAATTGCTGTTTTGATCCAGTTGTATATTATTTTAAGATCTCAGAATTTTCTGATGGATTTTCAGAGAGTGGTAGTTTGgttcttcagtcatgtgtgaAATGCAAGGATAGTGCTTTGGAAATTCAGCATAGGAAAGAGGGTTTTAAAACTCTCTCTCTTGAATTTTGGGATGCTTCCAAAGTAATGTAA